The genomic window GAAAAAAAGACGTACGTGTTTTTTTAAAGCCTAAATGAATGCCCCATATAATAAAAATCGTATCTTTATCGCCAAAGATGGAAAAGAGCCATCTATATCCTATTAATCACTAAAACCTATAAACACTATGGGAAAATTTATCAACCCCTTCACCGATTTCGGCTTCAAGCACATATTCGGCAGGGAAATGGACAAGGACATTTTAATCGAGTTCCTGAATGACCTCCTCGAAGGGGAGTATACTATCATGGACCTGAGGATCATGAACAATGAGCGATTGCCCGAGACAGAGCAAGGAAGGAAGGTCATCTTCGATATCCATTGCGAGACCGACAAGGGCGAACGGATCATAATCGAGATGCAGAACAGGGAACAGCCCCACTTCAAGGACAGGGCCTTATACTACCTCTCGCACTCGGTGGTGGAACAGGGGATAAAGGGAACATGGGACTATGAGCTGGCGGCTGTGTACGGCGTCTTCTTCTTGAACTTCACGCTCGACGAAGAGAACGGGCCAGACAAAAACGGGAAGGAGGGTAAATTCCGAAGGGACATCATATTGGCGGACCGGGAGAACGGACAGGTATTCAACCCCAAGTTCCGCCAGATCTATATTGAGCTTCCTCGATTCAACAAAGAGGAGGAAGAATGCGAGACAGATTTTGAACGTTGGATTTATGTACTAAAGCATATGGATACATTAGACAGAATGCCTTTCAAGGCACGCAAGGCCATATTCGAGCGGTTGGAACGCATCGGATCCATGGCGAACCTCACCCCCAAACAACGAGCGCAGTACGAGGCGGAGTGGAAGATGTATAATGATTATTATAACACCTTGGACTTCGCCGTTGAGAAAGGCATGAAAAAAGGGATGGAAGAAGGCATGGAAAAAGGATTGCAAAAAGGATTACAAGAAGGATTGCAAGAAGGACTGCAAAAAGGGAAAGAATCTACGGCACGTAATATGAAAGCCGAGGGAATAACCCCTCTTATCATCCAAAAATGCACCGGCCTTTCCCTTGAGGAAAT from Parabacteroides distasonis ATCC 8503 includes these protein-coding regions:
- a CDS encoding Rpn family recombination-promoting nuclease/putative transposase, with translation MGKFINPFTDFGFKHIFGREMDKDILIEFLNDLLEGEYTIMDLRIMNNERLPETEQGRKVIFDIHCETDKGERIIIEMQNREQPHFKDRALYYLSHSVVEQGIKGTWDYELAAVYGVFFLNFTLDEENGPDKNGKEGKFRRDIILADRENGQVFNPKFRQIYIELPRFNKEEEECETDFERWIYVLKHMDTLDRMPFKARKAIFERLERIGSMANLTPKQRAQYEAEWKMYNDYYNTLDFAVEKGMKKGMEEGMEKGLQKGLQEGLQEGLQKGKESTARNMKAEGITPLIIQKCTGLSLEEIERL